A genomic region of Metopolophium dirhodum isolate CAU chromosome 1, ASM1992520v1, whole genome shotgun sequence contains the following coding sequences:
- the LOC132933360 gene encoding uncharacterized protein LOC132933360 encodes MINRTEILLVSGAISNSLEKYKPMKLEGNALVLTQDDKLRRFQRRDLGKVVQTIKRVFRSKPNLTTPLLDQLYKSINHQGESTLSTVYLQKYLHIDSREPIIVFWNGTTDLTIVKRLRLRGILAFLNITAYSDRNNNEFNLKLTNIETRETLYSGYIGKLNKNGRMLHLLEAHGLVCNTNHHITHCHDPIADVILTKCVFDYVVTKIRPIYLYRLADRTIATEHLQKQQTEQLQQQHTELLQQQQTDQMRQQQIEQQQQDDASLFKWSHAAILLLIEENGNKSSI; translated from the exons ATGATCAATAGAACCGAAATATTATTGGTATCCGGCGCCATCTCCAacagtttagaaaaatataaaccgaTGAAACTGGAGGGGAATGCTCTTGTACTTACACAAGACGATAAGTTAAGGAGGTTCCAGCGCCGTGACTTGGGAAAAGTTGTGCAAACAATCAAAAGGGTATTCCGGAGTAAACCAAACTTGACCACACCATTGTTGGACCAattatacaaaagtataaaCCATCAGGGGGAGTCGACTTTGTCAACGGTATACCTACAGAAATATTTGCACATCGATAGCAGGGAgccaataatagttttttggaACGGAACGACAGATCTAACAATTGTAAAAAGATTAAGGTTAAGGGGTATTTTagcgtttttaaatataacggcGTACAGTGATaggaataataatgaatttaatttaaaactaactaaCATAGAGACAAGGGAAACCTTATATTCAGGTTATATaggaaaacttaataaaaacggCAGGATGTTACACTTATTAGAAGCACATGGATTGGTGTGCAATACGAATCATCATATCACGCATTGTCACGATCCAATTGCTGATGTAATTTTAACCAAATGCGTTTTTGACTATGTAGTCACGAAAATAAGgccaatatatttgtatagactag CAGACAGAACAATTGCGACAGAGCATCTGCAAAAGCAGCAGACTGAACAACTGCAACAGCAGCATACAGAACTACTGCAACAGCAGCAGACAGATCAAATGCGACAGCAGCAGATAGAACAACAGCAACAGGATGATGcaagtttatttaaatggtcTCATGCTGCCATATTACTACTGATTGAGGAAAACGGCAATAAAAGCTCTATATGA
- the LOC132933361 gene encoding LOW QUALITY PROTEIN: uncharacterized protein LOC132933361 (The sequence of the model RefSeq protein was modified relative to this genomic sequence to represent the inferred CDS: substituted 2 bases at 2 genomic stop codons): MDDFPALEKPSGYRLLIEDFNFLYSEKKESLLETFPIYKQKILELAKSVXNKXRDNSLKCILKEYLDLAPESEEASSIAAFLVLPFLFSAVPTKIKRGKTTWKSSKTEMKDGFITHIKSHSELQATITRRKDKFFQLGLTLQPLVIIVGENINEITQYFVYINGTYYVLNSILSSVDCCFKAIHALNLEYPLESMPVWSFVQKAFYQINTAWDTEFVSVNSLLSDIGMYGTVVTP, translated from the exons ATGGATGACTTTCCTGCACTCGAAAAACCATCTGGTTATAGACtt ttgattGAAGATTTCAACTTTTTGTATTCTGAAAAAAAGGAAAGTCTTTTGGAAACATTTCCAATATACAAACAAAAGATTTTAGAGCTCGcaaaaagtgtataaaataaatgaagagATAATTCactcaaatgtattttaaaagaatatttagaCCTAGCACcag aaAGTGAAGAAGCTTCTTCTATTGCTGCATTTTTAGTCTTACCATTTCTATTCAGTGCAGTTCCAACAAAAATAAAGAGAGGAAAGACTACATGGAAATCATCTAAAACTGAAATGAAGGATGGGTTCATCACTCATATCAAATCTCATTCCGAACTTCAAGCAACTATAACTCGTAGAAAAGATAAGTTTTTTCAACTTGGATTAACATTACAGCCATTGGTTATAATAGTTGGggaaaatataaacgaaataactcagtattttgtttatatcaacgGCACGTACTATGTATTAAACTCTATACTATCTTCAGTGGACTGTTGTTTTAAAGCAATACACGCCTTAAATCTGGAGTATCCACTGGAAAGCATGCCGGTTTGGTCATTTGTTCAAAAAgctttttatcaaataaatactgCATGGGATACAGAGTTTGTGTCAGTCAATTCTCTGTTAAGCGATATTGGAATGTACGGTACTGTTGTAACAccatag